Sequence from the Natronomonas marina genome:
CTCGCCGTCGAGTTCCCAGGCGATGGCCTCCAGGTACGACTCCGGGGTCCCGATGTCGAACCACGGCTCCTCGAAGACGAAGGCGTGGACCGGTTCCTGCGACTGGAGCCACTGGAGGAACCAGCCCGGTTCGTCGGGGTTGTTGTCGCCGTCGAGGTACTCCTCGAACCGGAGCGATTCGGCCGGGAAGCCGTAGCAGGCGATGGAGACGAGCGTGCTGTTCGGCTCGTCGGGTTTCTCCTGGAAGTCGACGACCCGGTCGCCCTCCAGTTCGACGAGCCCGTAGGACTTCGCCTTCTCGCGGTCGCCGACGTCGTGGGCGGCCAGCGTGGCCGCGCCCGTCCGCTCGAAGTAGTCGACGAACTCCGAGAGGTCGAAGCCCATGAGGTTGTCGCCGGCAACCACCAGGAGGTCGTCGTCGATGCCTTCCCGGTCGACCAGTTGCCCCAGCGCGCCGACGACGCCGAACTTCTCTGACTCCTCGGTCGTGTCCTCGACCGAGAGGCGGGGCTTCTCGAAGTCACTCGCTTCGAGGTGGTCCTCGAACTCCTCGGCGAAGCGCTCGTTCGTCGAGACGTACACCTCCTCGATGCGGTCGTCGTCCTCCAGGGCCCGGAAGATGCGGTCGATGACGGTCGTCTCGCCGATGGGCAGCAGCATCTTCGGGCGGTGCTTCGTGATGGGCCACAGACGCGTCGCGTATCCGCCAGCTAGAACGACGGCTTTCATTGTACGGAACGACAGAACCGCGCGACAAGTGTCTTTTGTTCCGCGTCACCCACGTCCTTATATACGAAACCGTGACCATCGGCGTCATGACCTGAGAAGGGCGACGGTCCGTCGAGGCGGTAGTGCGGGACGCGGACCGTCGATACCCGGCGCGAGCGGTGCGCCGAACGTTCCGCCTGCTCGCCTACTCGCCCAGCCACGCGTCCTCGATGCGCAACGACCCGCGTGTGCCGTCGAACTCCGTCTCGTAGTCGAGTTCGATTCGTCGGTCCATGTGAGGGCCGTCGGTGACGAGCGTCTCGAACTCGCCACCCTCGCCGAGGAGG
This genomic interval carries:
- a CDS encoding sugar phosphate nucleotidyltransferase, which codes for MKAVVLAGGYATRLWPITKHRPKMLLPIGETTVIDRIFRALEDDDRIEEVYVSTNERFAEEFEDHLEASDFEKPRLSVEDTTEESEKFGVVGALGQLVDREGIDDDLLVVAGDNLMGFDLSEFVDYFERTGAATLAAHDVGDREKAKSYGLVELEGDRVVDFQEKPDEPNSTLVSIACYGFPAESLRFEEYLDGDNNPDEPGWFLQWLQSQEPVHAFVFEEPWFDIGTPESYLEAIAWELDGESVIAESAAVERSTIGENVHVMPGAEIIDSTLDRSVVFENATVRNCETQSTIIDEETHIENIDLAGALIGAHTQLTNGTGQ